The following coding sequences lie in one Miscanthus floridulus cultivar M001 chromosome 9, ASM1932011v1, whole genome shotgun sequence genomic window:
- the LOC136480473 gene encoding uncharacterized protein, whose translation MGHVEMCLLPARCQKFDLGLYLLTRSGWWRYGLPSGEMEPTPQGSGETAPAPLGSSNAGAVPKGSGYAGPVSRGSGETETVPSRSDETETVPPGLGDTGPVPSGSGEAGPVPQLSGEAEPTLQRSGEVEPVLQPSGKAKPAP comes from the coding sequence ATGGGCCACGTCGAGATGTGCCTGCTCCCTGCCCGGTGCcaaaagtttgaccttgggttgtaccttctgacccgtagtggttggtggcggtacgGGCTTCCGTCAGGCGAGATGGAACCTACGCCCcaaggatcgggcgagacagccCCCGCTCCCTTGGGGTCCAGCAACGCGGGGGCCGTGCCAAAGGGGTCGGGCTACGCGGGGCCTGTGTCcagggggtcgggtgagacggagaccgtGCCCTcaaggtcggacgagacggagaccGTGCCCCCGGGGTTAGGCGACACGGggcccgtgccctcagggtcgggcgaggcggggcccgTGCCCCagctgtcgggcgaggcggagcccacacttcagcggtcgggcgaggtggagcccgtacTCCAGccgtcgggcaaggcgaagcccgCGCCCTAG
- the LOC136480472 gene encoding receptor-like protein EIX2 → MRCSAPTPSKLMLLLAAAGSFLLSMTTIAHALQPPDPGLDSGATCMPHQRDALLAFKQGITGDPAGILDTWQQQPDGGHGDGEQDCCRWRGVRCSSRTGHVIELRLGNANYDIDCDATALVGQISRSLLALEHLQHLDLSYNNLSGPTGRIPEFLGSLKKLKYLNLSGIGFHGSVPPQLGNLTQLQYLDLFSSSSVGAAYSTDLSWLAHLRLLRYLNLGSVNLSTVADWPHVVAMLPFLTVLRLPGCSLSGMLPERVAQLTSLVALDLSRNSFTGPLPEFIGNLTGLRILDFSSNKFTGPLPASVRYITGLRTLDVSYNNLTGLPREVGTLSSLTGLYVSHNSLEGAITEEYFRSLKSLQHLDLSSNFLKIEISTKWKPPFVRLRSANFADCKMGPLFPAWLQWLVGIEYLDISSAGINDRIPDWFPAAFSNARFLSMSKNQLSGELPANMDIMSSLDELDLSNNSLSGLIPKLPHNLTYLDICINSLSGSLPADLGLPNLQVLSVASNSITGSVPRSICKSQGLRTLVLANNHLEGQLPNCFGNSVMLFLDFSNNNFSGMLPASMQNCEMLQVLDLSRNMFSGRLPAWIGKLKRLRFLRLRQNMFSGNIPMNLTSLACLQYLDIADNGISGSLPRNLSDLKSLKQKQPTEMCSDVFHVRVFAVNFSTFLKGQQLSYGSIPRIVGLNMTVIDLSFNSITGEIPEEIATLDGLLNLNLSKNHFSGNVPSKIGAMQSLESLDLSGNKLSGEIPASLSTLTFLSYLDLSYNNLTGAIPSGSQLDTLYAEHPYMYNGNIGLCGPPLKNNCLKTNASEQGPITRTDEEGRWQGFFYIGLGYGFLAGIWLVSCSLLFMKNWRIAYFRHFDKLYDKAYVLLVTWWAKADQEDLLRS, encoded by the coding sequence ATGCGTTGCTCAGCTCCCACTCCCAGCAAGTTGATGctgctcctcgccgccgccggcagctTCCTCCTCAGCATGACGACGATAGCCCATGCACTGCAGCCACCCGACCCCGGACTTGACAGTGGCGCGACCTGCATGCCACACCAGAGGGACGCTCTGCTGGCCTTCAAGCAGGGCATCACCGGAGACCCAGCAGGCATCCTCGACACGTGGCAGCAACAGCCAGATGGTGGCCACGGCGACGGCGAGCAGGATTGCTGCCGGTGGAGAGGCGTCCGGTGCAGCAGCCGTACCGGCCATGTCATCGAGCTTCGGCTCGGCAACGCCAACTACGACATCGACTGTGACGCCACAGCCCTggttggccagataagtcgttccttGCTTGCTCTGGAGCATCTGCAGCACCTAGACCTAAGCTACAACAACCTCAGTGGCCCAACGGGTCGCATCCCGGAGTTCTTGGGCTCCCTCAAGAAACTCAAGTACCTCAACCTCTCCGGCATAGGTTTCCATGGCAGCGTGCCTCCCCAGCTTGGAAATCTGACGCAGCTGCAGTACCTTGACCTCTTCAGCAGCAGTAGTGTGGGAGCTGCATACTCAACGGATCTGTCATGGCTGGCACATCTGCGTTTGCTTAGATACCTTAACCTTGGCTCGGTGAACCTCAGCACAGTTGCTGACTGGCCCCATGTGGTTGCTATGCTTCCTTTTCTCACAGTCCTTCGTCTTCCTGGCTGCTCTCTTAGTGGAATGCTGCCCGAGCGGGTGGCGCAGCTTACAAGCTTGGTCGCTCTAGATCTCAGCCGGAACAGCTTTACAGGACCTCTCCCAGAATTTATAGGGAATTTAACTGGTTTAAGGATTCTTGACTTTAGCTCCAACAAGTTTACAGGTCCTCTCCCTGCATCTGTAAGGTACATTACCGGTTTAAGGACGCTAGACGTCTCTTACAACAACCTGACAGGATTACCTCGTGAGGTTGGTACGCTCAGTAGTTTGACCGGTCTGTATGTAAGCCACAACAGCTTGGAAGGTGCCATCACAGAGGAATACTTTAGAAGCCTAAAGAGCTTGCAGCACCTAGACTTGTCTTCTAATTTCTTGAAGATTGAAATCAGCACAAAATGGAAGCCTCCATTTGTTAGACTACGAAGTGCCAACTTTGCAGATTGCAAAATGGGTCCGCTGTTTCCTGCCTGGTTGCAGTGGCTGGTGGGCATAGAGTATCTCGATATCTCGAGTGCCGGCATAAATGATAGGATTCCAGATTGGTTCCCTGCTGCGTTTTCAAATGCTAGGTTTTTGTCCATGTCAAAGAATCAACTCAGTGGAGAATTGCCAGCAAATATGGACATCATGTCGTCGTTGGACGAGCTTGACCTCAGTAACAATTCATTGTCTGGGCTAATACCAAAGCTTCCCCATAATCTAACGTACTTGGACATATGCATCAACTCCTTGTCAGGGTCTCTACCAGCAGATCTTGGACTTCCAAACCTTCAGGTGTTGTCCGTAGCCTCCAATAGCATCACTGGCAGTGTTCCTAGATCCATCTGCAAAAGCCAAGGGTTGAGAACCTTAGTCTTAGCCAACAATCATCTTGAGGGACAACTTCCCAATTGCTTTGGGAACAGTGTGATGTTATTTCTAGATTTTAGTAACAATAATTTTTCTGGAATGTTGCCGGCATCTATGCAAAACTGTGAAATGCTACAGGTCCTGGATTTATCTAGAAATATGTTCTCTGGAAGATTGCCTGCGTGGATTGGAAAATTAAAGAGGTTACGGTTTTTACGGCTACGTCAAAATATGTTCTCTGGCAACATTCCCATGAACCTTACCAGTCTCGCATGCCTTCAATACTTGGATATAGCAGACAATGGTATCTCAGGTTCATTGCCTAGGAACCTATCAGATTTAAAGTCGTTGAAACAGAAACAACCGACAGAAATGTGTTCTGATGTTTTTCATGTAAGGGTTTTTGCTGTCAATTTTTCTACATTCCTAAAAGGGCAACAACTCTCATATGGTTCCATTCCTAGAATCGTTGGTCTGAATATGACGGTCATTGACTTATCTTTCAACAGTATCACTGGTGAGATTCCAGAAGAAATAGCCACCCTTGATGGACTTCTGAATTTGAATCTCTCGAAGAACCACTTCAGTGGGAATGTTCCAAGTAAGATCGGGGCCATGCAGTCACTggagtcacttgacctctcaggaAACAAGCTTTCTGGTGAAATACCAGCAAGTTTGTCAACTTTGACATTCTTGAGTTACTTGGACTTGTCTTACAACAATCTTACAGGAGCAATACCATCTGGATCACAACTTGACACCCTATACGCAGAACATCCATATATGTATAATGGCAACATCGGTCTTTGTGGACCTCCTCTCAAAAATAATTGTTTGAAAACCAATGCATCAGAACAAGGTCCCATTACAAGAACTGATGAAGAAGGTCGTTGGCAAGGATTCTTTTACATTGGGCTTGGATATGGCTTCTTAGCAggcatttggttggtttcttgttCCCTATTGTTCATGAAAAACTGGAGAATCGCTTACTTCCGCCACTTTGACAAGCTTTATGACAAAGCATATGTGCTGTTGGTTACTTGGTGGGCAAAGGCTGATCAGGAAGATCTGCTGCGTAGTTAA